tttgccaaaatgtggtttttagcttggggattcaaaccttaggcctcggggttgaacctagtacctagttgagttatgtttgatgtcccggaggctagatcttggtttgggaaccctcagttatcatttttactgataaatcctatattttggttatgaccaggtgaccgtcaaggaatttaaaggttgatcgttctcaagggtcgttcatataataattctcactcgaaccagaggtaagaaaacagtgtatgattacagttgcaccctgtataggtatatgattagcgagttttagacttgttttagtgtgtctacttaggaagtattttagaggtttaggattgttttgttctattttacgcttgttttgtgttgtttttgtttattttcaggtTTTGAAGGATTGGGATGATTTAGAATGAAAAAAGATGCCAAAAAGCACAAAAATTCGTAAAGCTGTCAAAAATGCCTTTTCTTAGAGAGTAGCGCGACCTCGCTACTGTAGAGCGCGACCACGCTAGGTTGCTGGAAATTGAAATTCGGcagatttttaaataaatggcaTTTTGGTCCATTCACAAGGGCTAATTTAGGGTAACGAGTTCTGATGCGATTTGGGAGAGGAAAAACGTGAATTAGAGGCTGGAGACAAAGTGGAGGTGAAAAGATAAAGGAGGAGAAGCTTGGAGAAAGCGTGGGCGATCTGTGACAATTCCCCATCTAGTctcattctctttttctttaaattttctatgttattgttgatgtttaatttgattatggatatgaatattgagattatgagctaaactcctatttagggatttgatggatattgactgagattATCCCATggttaatgctatttgattatttcTTCTTCCTTGTTTATGCGATTTGTTCATCTTTGTGCTTAATgtatgtttgagattgatcaccttaagcatgattcatgatcctaatgtgaaatctgaaaagtgaatattaggaatgctctaaatgaatgaacataggttttgatgcgaaacgagagtattcgcatagcttatgtgacttgtagattattgcttaatgcgaattgattgttgtactatctcagaaatgcaatagttgacaatgcaatttagtacctaaatgatctgaaaagagtttaggtgattttataatctgtcatctcattgaaagaagaagaatagttgactagtgttaacaattgggtaatcaaagcaattgaaatcatattcctaatttcACATCCATTGTCAAatcctttttatttattgttttgcttattgtgttttctgcattataattttaaaaaccaatttttattgttgccaaatagaaatataaatccaatttTGTTAGTACTTAGCTacaattcccttgggttcgacctcacctgtgtgagtactacttgtatgatacgtgcacttgcgtgtattaaaatatagcaacaagtttttggcgccgttgccggggaattgTTTAGTTAATATTACGTTAATTGGATTAAATTATAATTTGGTTTTCTTTTCACTTTTTGCTAACTTGTTTGTGTCAAATTCTTCTTATCTCATCTCATGTACCATTGGTTTATGCGACGTCAAGGACCAGCTGCAAGAGTGCCTATTGATCCTGAGATAGAGAAGACTTGCCGGCAAAACAGAAAAAACAAAAGGTTGGAAAGAGTTGTACACAGGATTGAGCAAGAGGAAGTTATGGCCAACTACGGTAATAATAGGGGTGCCATAGAAGACCCAGCTAATGGTCAGAATCCACCCGACCGTAGCCTGAGGGACTATGTATTGCCAACAATGACAGGGGTCCAGTCTTGTATAAGACCACCCACCATAGAGGCAAACAATTTTGAAATAAAGCCAGCCATACTTCAGATGGTTCAATCCACAGTCCAGTTTGGGGGACTACCCACTGAAGACCCAAACATCCATCTATCTAACTTCATGGAGCTCTGTCGGACATTTAAGATGAATGGAGTTAGTGATGATGCTATCAGACTGAGATTgttcccattttctctgagggagcgagctaagagttggttggtaTCTTTGCCACCTAACTCAATCAATACATGGAATGATCTAGCACTGAAGTTCCTCTCCAAGTTTTTCCCTCCAGCTAAAGCAGCTAAGTTGAGAGGAGAGATCAATAATTTTTCTCAGTTGGATAATGAGTCTCTTTatgaagcttgggagagattcaaagAATTGATAAGAAAGTGCCCGCATCACGGAATAGAGAAatggatgctagtccataatttttataatgggttgtgtGGTACTACTCGCACACTCATTGATGCAGCAGCTGGTGGtgcgtttatgagaaaaagcgccaatgaggcatatgacttgttggaagaaatggccatgaataatCAACAGTGGCCAAGTGAAAGAAGTTCTTCAAGGAAAGTGGCCGGTATGTATGAAGTGGATGCAATTTCGAAATTGACCGCTCAAGTTGAGGCCTTGACTAAGCAATTGCAAGGCAATGTAATAACAGCTCCAGTGCAACAGGCCCAGACTTTGTGTGAAATATGTGGGGGTCCTCATGCCTATGAACAGTGTCAGTATGCTGATGTAAACAACATGCCTATGGAGCAAGCTCAGGCTATTGGGAATTTTCCTCGACAGAGCAACAATAACCCTTACTCCAATTCCTTTAATCAAGGGTGGAGGAATCATCCCAACTTTTCTTGGAAGAATGATCAGCAAGGCCAATCTTCAAACCAACAACAGTCATTCCAACAACAGCCACAGGGGTTCTTCCAGCCAAGATTTAGGCAGCAGCAACAACCCCAACCACCCACTCATCATCAGCAGCAACAAAATTCGGGTGGAAATTCTAATGCTCAGTCAGATGTGTTAAACCAATTCATGGCTGAAACTCGGTCTTCTATTAGAAATTTGGAAACCCAAATGGGACAATTGGTTACTCTCATGGCTAATCGTGCCCAAGGTAACTTGCCTAGCACCATTGAAGTCAATCCGAAAGAGAATTGCAAGGCAATCACGTTAAGAAGTGGGAAGAATTATGAGGGACCAAGTGAGAAGCAGCCAGTTGAAGAAGTGGGTCAGGATCAACAGGCACAGGCACCGACACAAGAGGAAAAGAAGCACAGTGAGAAAAAGGCTACTGAAGGCATACTAGCAAAAGAAGCTTTGCCACCAATCAGTATTGAGCATCACATAAAGATTCCCTACCCCCAAAGGCTCCGTAAGAACAACATGGACAAGCAGTTTACTAAATTCCTGGAAGTATTCAAGAAACTGCACATCAACATTCCCTTTGCGGAGGCTTTAGAGCAAATGCCGAGCTATGTCAAGTTCATGAAGGACATCTTGTCCAAGAAAAGGAAGATGGAGGACTTTGAAACTGTGGCATTGACGGAAGAGTGTAGTGCTATACTGCAAAAGAAGCTCCCCCCTAAACtgagagatcctgggagttgCACAATACCATGCACTATTGGGAGAATTGAGGGAATAAATGCTCTTTGTGATTTGGGGGCCAATATCAACCTGATGCCATTGTCAGTTTTCAAGAGATTGCAACTTGGTGAAGCCAAGCCCACAACTGTAACTTTGCAACTACCTGATCGTTCGTTGGCACATCCAAGAGGGGTAATTGAAGATGTCCTGGTCAAAGTAGACAAGTTTATTTTTCCTGCCGATTTCATAGTTCTTGACATGGAAGAGGATAGCAATGTCCCCATTATCCTTGGGAGACCCTTCTTGGCAACAGGCCAAGCACTCATAGATGTTCAGAAGGGTGAGTTGAAGTTGAGAGTGCAAGGGGAAGAAGTTGTGTTCAATGTGCTCAAGGCCATGACTTATCCAGAAGCTAGTGACAATTGCTTTTCGGTGGACGTAATGGGTAATTTAATGGAAGAGAGAAAACTGATAAATGATCCTCTTGAGTTGAATTTGGTTGAAGATGAAGTTAGTGATCAAGATGGAAAGGAAGCTATGGAGTACGCAAAATGGCTTAATTCTTATGGGCCATTGAAGAGGAAATACTTTGAAGAGCTTGAGGCAGTACCAAATAGGTCATTGCCTTCAGTTGAGAAACCCCCAGAGTTAGAACTGAAGGTACTTCCTAACCATCTGAGGTATGAGTTTTTGGGTGAAAACAAGACACTTCCGGTTATAGTTTCAGCTTTACTTTCTAATGTGGAGACTGAAAAATTGTTGAGAATTCTGAGATAGCACATgaaggccattgggtggacttTGGCAGACATCAAGGGGATCAACCCCTCTACTGTTATGCACCAGATTTTAATGGAGGACGGAGTCAAACCAACCATAGATGCCCAAAGAAGACTCAATCCGCCAATGAAAGAAATTGTGAGAAAGGAAGTGGTGAAGTGGTTAGATGCAGGGGTAGCTTACCCAATTTCTGACAGTGAGTGGGTGAGTCCGGTTCAGGTAGTACCTAAAAAGGGGGGATGACGGTAGTGAAGAATGAGAAGAACGAGTTAATTCCAACAAGAACTGTTATTGGTTGGAGAATATGCATTGACTACCGCAAACTCAACATGGCAACAAGGAAAGACCATTTTCCCCTTCCAttcattgatcagatgttagACAGACTGGCAGGAAAGGAGTATTATTGCTTTTTGGATGGTTACTCCgggtatcatcaaataatcattgcaccagaggaccaagagaaaacgacatttacatgtccttatggcacattcgCTTTCCGACGAATGCCATTGGGGCTATGTAACGCACCAGCAACTTTCCAACGGTGTATGATGGCTATTTTTTCTGACTTGGTTGAGAATTGTATAGAaattttcatggatgatttctcagtGTTTGGCTCATCGTTTGATCATTGTTAGAGGAACTTGGAGCTGGTATTGATTCGATGTGAAGAATCCAatttggtgcttaattgggaGAAGTGTCATTTCATGGTTAGAGAGGGGATTGTTTTGGGACACAAGATCTCACAGAAAGGCATTGAGGTAGACAAAGCCAAGGTGTCTACTATTGAGAATTTTCCCCCTCCAGTTTTGATAAAGGGGATTCGTAGTTTTTTGGGTCATGCTGGTTTCTACAGACGGTTTATAAAGGATTTCTCAAAGATCTCCAAGCCATTGTCTAGTTTGCTTGTTAATGGAGTGCCCTTTGAGTTTGGAAAGGAGTGTATGGAGGCGTTTCAAACTCTTAAGGAAAAATTGATTTCGGCACCTATAGTCATTGCACTGAATTGGGAGCTTCCGTtcgagttgatgtgtgatgcaagtgattaTGCTGTCGGGGCCGTGTTGGGTCAACGAGTTGACAAGGTTTTTCGCACCATCTACTATGCTAGTAGGACCTTGAATGACGCTCAGTTGAATTATGCTACTACTAAAAAGGAGATGTTGGCCATAGTCTTCGCTTGTGATAAGTCCAGGCCATATTTAATCGGGAATAAGGTTATTGTGTACACAGACCATTCGGCGATCAaataccttatgaccaagaaggatgccaagctAAGACTAATCCGATGGGTCCTTCTCCTCCAGGGGTTTGAGTTAGAAATCAGAGACAAGAAGGGTACCGAGAACCTAGTAGCAGATCATTTGTCAAGATTGGAGTCAGAAGAGGGTCAGAATATGAAGGAAGTCCAGATAAATGATGAGTTCcttgatgagcagttgtttgctTTAAAAGAAAGTTTGTTGGTTCCATGGTTTGCTGATTATGTCAACTTTCTAGCTGCAAACATCACACCTCCTGACATGACAAGAcaacaattgaagaaattcttttctgaggtaAAGCACTATTATTGGGAAGAGCCAATCATTTATAAGCACTGTGCCGATTAGATAATTAGAAGATGTGTGCCTGAAGAGGAGATGTACTCTATCCTGAATCATTGTCATAGTCTGCAGTGTGGAGGTCACTTTGGTGGGACAAGGACTGCTGCAAAGGTTCTACAAAGTGGGTTCTTCTGGCCAACTCTCTTTAAGGATCCTCATGAGTTTGTCAAGGCATGTGATCGTTGTCAGAGGACTAGTAATATTTCAAGAAGGAACGAGATGCCTTT
This genomic interval from Humulus lupulus chromosome 8, drHumLupu1.1, whole genome shotgun sequence contains the following:
- the LOC133795083 gene encoding uncharacterized protein LOC133795083 → MAMNNQQWPSERSSSRKVAGMYEVDAISKLTAQVEALTKQLQGNVITAPVQQAQTLCEICGGPHAYEQCQYADVNNMPMEQAQAIGNFPRQSNNNPYSNSFNQGWRNHPNFSWKNDQQGQSSNQQQSFQQQPQGFFQPRFRQQQQPQPPTHHQQQQNSGGNSNAQSDVLNQFMAETRSSIRNLETQMGQLVTLMANRAQGNLPSTIEVNPKENCKAITLRSGKNYEGPSEKQPVEEVGQDQQAQAPTQEEKKHSEKKATEGILAKEALPPISIEHHIKIPYPQRLRKNNMDKQFTKFLEVFKKLHINIPFAEALEQMPSYVKFMKDILSKKRKMEDFETVALTEECSAILQKKLPPKLRDPGSCTIPCTIGRIEGINALCDLGANINLMPLSVFKRLQLGEAKPTTVTLQLPDRSLAHPRGVIEDVLVKVDKFIFPADFIVLDMEEDSNVPIILGRPFLATGQALIDVQKGELKLRVQGEEVVFNVLKAMTYPEASDNCFSVDVMGNLMEERKLINDPLELNLVEDEVSDQDGKEAMEYAKWLNSYGPLKRKYFEELEAVPNRSLPSVEKPPELELKVLPNHLRYEFLGENKTLPVIVSALLSNVETEKLLRILR